The Streptococcus downei MFe28 DNA window TCAGCAATAGTCGTATCTACTTGCTTATTGAGCACAGAAGCTGCTAATATGATGTTCTCTCTTACTGTTAAAGAATTGATTAAATGCGGTTGCTGGAAGACGTAGCCAAATTTACGCAATCTTATATCTGCCAGTTCTACCTGACTTAGCTCACCGATATTTTTTCCCTCAAGAATGATATCACCGCTTGAAGGCTGATCCATACCGCTAATATTATAGAGTAGCGTTGACTTTCCCGAACCAGAAGGTCCCATAATTGCTATAAAATCTGCTTTTTCTACATCAAAACTGATATCATTAAGAACATTTGCCGTTTTTTGCTTACCGTCATCAAACTGTTTCCTTAAATTTTTAACACTTAATATTGTTCTCATTATTATCTTCCTTTACACTATTTTTGAATAAGTTTTATGCCATTTAGCAGATTGCTAGACAGGTATATAGTAACTATTGCCACTACTAGTATACTCATTGGGAACAAACCATAAACAATAAACGGATTGCTGATAAAGATTATCTGAGGAGCTCCCTGAGATGCTGCAAATGCACTTACTAAAGGCTGTCCCGCTATAAGCACTAAGGCAGAACCAATAATTAATCCAATAAACAGCGGAATGATTATACGTGTTCTGTACTGAGATCTGATGTCACTGTTTTTATAACCAAGAGCTTTCATAACAGCAATATCTGCTTTGTATCTAACAATCAAAGTTCTCATAAATATGGTAATTGTCAGTATAGTGACCAGAATTGCAATGATAATAGTTATCACAGTAATTAGGCTAAACTGTGTGATAATATCTCCCATACTTTGATTAACATATTCAGAAATATCCGTTACCTTTCCATCTTGAAAATCAGATTTTAATTTTTCTTCTACTAACTGTTTTTTCTTTTCCGATGAAACATTAACGTTGACAACACTTCTGCTGACATCGGCATTGGAAATGCTGCCAATAGACTTGGCGCTTTTCCCGCCGTTTGTAATATCTTGATAGATGCCGCTTACTTTATAAGTGTATGCATGATCTGATATTGTAAAAGTAATCTTATCACCAACTTTAATGCCTAAATCATTTGCCAGTAAGTAGGAGATCGCTATTTGATTTGTCTTTTTCGGAAGGCTACCCGTTATACAGGACAGAGAGAAAATCGAATAATCGCCTGTTTCAAAATTTACTGTCACCGGTTTGCCATCAGAGTTGTCAGTTTTGGCCAAGTAAGTATTGAAAACTTGATAATCAGTAATAGCATCATCATTAGCAAGAGCTGACTTTACAGTGCTCTTATCAACCCCTCCTTGCTGAAAATCAACCCTGAGATCAGATGAAGCTACTCCCATGTAAGACGTGAATTGACTTGATTTAAGAGTGCTTGTAATCTGAACAGGCAGCAAAACTAGAAAAGACAGGGACGTAAAGATAAGAAGAAGAATGATATAAGGCCTCTTATAACTTAGCAGGTATTTAATACCTAGTTTAAAATTAGCCCAAGCGCTACCTCTTCCAAATAAGGAAGGACGCCTGATGACTTTATCGCTGGAAATTTCATTATTATCTTGCAGTGCTTTAATAGTGTTGACTTTCTCAATTTTTTTGATACTCTTTCGGCATAAGAGAACAATGATGCCGCCTATAAGGACAGTTGCCAATATTTGGAGACCATAATCAATAATTCCTTTATCAGCAACTCCCATATATCGTTCAAGATTCCCTTCTACTGCTGGAGTTAATTTGAAAGATAGGAGGTATCCGATAGTACAGCCAATCACAGTAATTAATGAGTACTTGATAAAGTAAATACTCTCTATATACTTATTAGGAATCCCCAGTCCTTGCATGATAGCAATATCCATATAGTCCTGATTGATACTTGATAGCATCGCAAATCTCACGCAAAGTACTGAGATAATAACTAGGAATACCACAACCACCATCAGCAGGGAGGCTGTCAGTATATCTGTCAAACTATTTAAAAGTTTCATCTCAGAATATGTAATAGTAGCCCCGCTGGAAGGCAATTTTGCGTCCCGATAGGCTGTTTCAACAGCATCAATGTCGTTCGTATCTTTTACACGAAACTCTATTAAATATTCTAATGTTCCAGTTTGACGAGCGACCTTGTCCCAATCCTTCTGATTGACCAATATACGCTTTGATGTA harbors:
- a CDS encoding ABC transporter permease, which translates into the protein MKKRIIWKELRKGKIICITLIVFIAMASGLFASATNLLYSLNNSLNTFSAAAKTSHLLQMHSGNLDENAVKKFAKNNNSVEKYEIVNMLNIAGKDLYIKNNGSNESGSLIDCALVAQNSQFDFLLNSKNKVASVKEGQALVPVYYKIKYNLKVGDSIKIKVGSDYISFKIADFVKDSEMNSSFVTSKRILVNQKDWDKVARQTGTLEYLIEFRVKDTNDIDAVETAYRDAKLPSSGATITYSEMKLLNSLTDILTASLLMVVVVFLVIISVLCVRFAMLSSINQDYMDIAIMQGLGIPNKYIESIYFIKYSLITVIGCTIGYLLSFKLTPAVEGNLERYMGVADKGIIDYGLQILATVLIGGIIVLLCRKSIKKIEKVNTIKALQDNNEISSDKVIRRPSLFGRGSAWANFKLGIKYLLSYKRPYIILLLIFTSLSFLVLLPVQITSTLKSSQFTSYMGVASSDLRVDFQQGGVDKSTVKSALANDDAITDYQVFNTYLAKTDNSDGKPVTVNFETGDYSIFSLSCITGSLPKKTNQIAISYLLANDLGIKVGDKITFTISDHAYTYKVSGIYQDITNGGKSAKSIGSISNADVSRSVVNVNVSSEKKKQLVEEKLKSDFQDGKVTDISEYVNQSMGDIITQFSLITVITIIIAILVTILTITIFMRTLIVRYKADIAVMKALGYKNSDIRSQYRTRIIIPLFIGLIIGSALVLIAGQPLVSAFAASQGAPQIIFISNPFIVYGLFPMSILVVAIVTIYLSSNLLNGIKLIQK